Part of the Mesoaciditoga lauensis cd-1655R = DSM 25116 genome, CGCCAAAGGGGGTTTACTCGCGACTCACCGATTTATTTCGAATTGACAAAATACTTCATTTGAGTTATAATCTTTTTAGAATGAAAAGCAAAGCAAGAGGTGAGAAAATGGCAAGAATAAGTACAAGCTTGAGAGTGGATGAAGATGCTAAGAAAGCCGCCACGAAGATTTTTAAAGAATATGGTTTAAGTTTTAGCGATGGGGTTAACATATTTTTGCATCAAGTATCCTTGACAAAAGGTTTTCCGTTTGAAATAAAGTTGCCAAACAAAAAAACCATGAAGGCAATTGACGAACTAAACAAAAGAGAAGGAAAATCCTTTGATAACGTAGATGATCTATTCACGGATCTAGAAGATAAATGAAATACCGTATTTTTCGCACCAAATCTTTCAAAAAAGACTACAAAAAGCTTTCTACCAAAGAAAAAGAAGTTTTAAGAACCGTGGTGATTAAAATAGCTAACGGAGAAAAACTCGACACAAAATTCAAAGATCATAAGCTCGCTGGAAAATTGAAAAACTTCAGGGAATGTCATTTGAAGCCCAATCTGCTACTCATATATAGAGTTGACAAAACAGAACTTGAATTGGTAAGAGTGGGAACTCATTCAGAATTATTTGTGAGTTAACTTTCAATGCATGTAATTAAGACGGCAAAAGGGATGCTTACAAACATTTAATAAGATTTGCCCCTAAAAATGGAAGTGCGACGAATCCATTTTATATAGTAAATCTGTCCCACTTATGGAGAAAGTGCCAACGGAGACATTTTTATAGTAAGTTTGCCCTCACTTGGGGGGGGGAAGTGCCAACGCATCCATTTTATATAAGAAGTCTGCCCCCGCTTGCGGGGGAAGTGGCAGCGGAGCTGCCGAAGGGGGTTCACTCTCTATGGTAAAATAACATTGAAAACGAGTTGAAGGGGCTGTTCATGGCAGAAAAAGATATCATCATGAAATACCTTTCACACATATCTCCGGATCAGATAACAGACTTTCTTGGAATACAGGCAAACGGTGTTCATCAATGCCTCTCTGAAGAGCTAAAAGACATTCGCATGACGGATTTACACGCTGATTTTGTTTTGGAAACAGACGCATCTGAAATCATTCACGTTGAATTCCAGCAGAGCATGACGAGAG contains:
- a CDS encoding type II toxin-antitoxin system RelB/DinJ family antitoxin; amino-acid sequence: MARISTSLRVDEDAKKAATKIFKEYGLSFSDGVNIFLHQVSLTKGFPFEIKLPNKKTMKAIDELNKREGKSFDNVDDLFTDLEDK
- a CDS encoding type II toxin-antitoxin system YafQ family toxin gives rise to the protein MKYRIFRTKSFKKDYKKLSTKEKEVLRTVVIKIANGEKLDTKFKDHKLAGKLKNFRECHLKPNLLLIYRVDKTELELVRVGTHSELFVS